Within Pseudomonas tructae, the genomic segment CGCTTTTTAGTTTGTCTTGGAGGTACTCACGCACATTCAGATCTGCGAGCAAATAGTCCGCATAAGTCCGACCGTCTGCGTACCAGACGGAGGTGTGCTCCTTGACGATTCCCAGGCGAATGCCAGTGGGATGTACTTTCTGACCCATCTGATCGACTCCGTTACTTGTCCGCAACCTTGACAGTGATATGGCAAGACCGCTTGACGATGCGATCAGCGCGGCCTTTGGCACGCGGCATGATACGCTTCAGCGAACGCCCTTCGTTGACGAAAACGGTGGAGACCTTCAGGTCATCAACGTCTGCGCCTTCGTTATGCTCGGCGTTGGCTACGGCCGACTCGAGGACTTTCTTCATGATTTCAGCGGCTTTTTTGCTGCTGAAAGCCAACAGGTTGAGCGCTTCGCCCACCTTCTTCCCGCGGATCTGGTCGGCGACCAAGCGGGCTTTCTGGGCGGAGATTCGAGCGCCCGACAACTTAGCGGCTACTTCCATTTCCTTACCCCTTAACGCTTGGCTTTCTTGTCAGCCACGTGCCCACGATAAGTGCGGGTACCGGCAAACTCGCCCAGTTTATGGCCGACCATGTCTTCGTTCACGAGAACTGGGACGTGTTGGCGACCGTTGTGTACCGCGATGGTCAGACCGACCATTTGTGGCAGGATCATGGAACGGCGCGACCAGGTCTTAACTGGTTTGCGATCGTTCTTTTCCGCCGCCACTTCGATCTTCTTCAGTAGGTGAAGATCGATAAAAGGACCTTTTTTCAGAGAACGTGGCACTGTCGTATCCCTCTATTTACTTGCGACGACGGACGATCATGTTGTCGGTACGCTTATTACCACGAGTCTTCGCGCCCTTAGTCGGGAAGCCCCATGGCGATACCGGATGACGACCACCGGAGGTACGACCTTCACCACCACCATGTGGGTGGTCAACCGGGTTCATGGCAACACCACGAACGGTTGGGCGAACGCCACGCCAGCGTTTGGCACCAGCTTTACCCAGCGAACGCAGGCTGTGCTCGGAGTTCGAGACTTCACCCAGGGTCGCACGGCATTCAGCCAGGACTTTACGCATTTCACCAGAGCGCAGACGCAGGGTCACATAGACACCTTCGCGAGCGATCAGCTGAGCCGAAGCACCAGCGGAACGAGCGATCTGTGCACCTTTGCCCGGCTTCAGTTCGATGCCGTGAATGGTGCTACCCACTGGGATGTTGCGCAGTTGCAGGGAGTTGCCTGGCTTGATTGGAGCCAGAGCGCCTGCGATCAGCTGGTCGCCAGCAGCAACGCCTTTAGGGGCGATGATGTAGCGGCGCTCGCCGTCTGCGTAGCACAGCAGTGCGATGTGAG encodes:
- the rplV gene encoding 50S ribosomal protein L22; the protein is MEVAAKLSGARISAQKARLVADQIRGKKVGEALNLLAFSSKKAAEIMKKVLESAVANAEHNEGADVDDLKVSTVFVNEGRSLKRIMPRAKGRADRIVKRSCHITVKVADK
- the rpsS gene encoding 30S ribosomal protein S19 → MPRSLKKGPFIDLHLLKKIEVAAEKNDRKPVKTWSRRSMILPQMVGLTIAVHNGRQHVPVLVNEDMVGHKLGEFAGTRTYRGHVADKKAKR
- the rplB gene encoding 50S ribosomal protein L2, translating into MAIVKCKPTSPGRRFVVKVVNKELHKGAPHAPLLEKKSKSGGRNNNGRITTRHVGGGHKQHYRMVDFRRNDKDGIVATVERIEYDPNRTAHIALLCYADGERRYIIAPKGVAAGDQLIAGALAPIKPGNSLQLRNIPVGSTIHGIELKPGKGAQIARSAGASAQLIAREGVYVTLRLRSGEMRKVLAECRATLGEVSNSEHSLRSLGKAGAKRWRGVRPTVRGVAMNPVDHPHGGGEGRTSGGRHPVSPWGFPTKGAKTRGNKRTDNMIVRRRK